The DNA window AAACAAAGGGAGTGGATGCGACAGATTCTTCTGAATCCGCTGTTGATTCTGGAAAGTCTCTTTCCAAAGTCACAGGTGGAGTGGTTGTTATCTCCGGAGCTACAGATTATATTTTAAGTGGAACCGATAAAGCCCAAGTGAGAAATGGAGATCCACTCATGACAAAGGTGACTGGACTTGGTTGTACGGCTTCCGCAATTTGTGGAGCTTTTGCCGCCATCCAATCAAACCAATTCCGCGCGGCAACCTCTGCCATGGCAATTATGGGAATCGCAGGAGAAATGGCAAAATCCAAAACAAGTTCTCCTGGAAGTTTCCAAGTGGCATTTTTAGATGCACTTTATGAAATCGGAGCAGACATCATTAAACAAAAGTTAAATGGTGAATAAATTCAAAATTCAAGGGGTTTATTTGGTAACAGATAGACCCTTATGCCTCTACCACAGTTTGTCAGAGGTAGTGCGTCTTGCTGCACTTGGTGGAGTAAGCCTTGTGCAACTGAGAGAAAAAGAAACCAACTCCCGCAAATTTTTAGAACTCGCTAAATACTTAAAAGAAATCCTATCTCCTTTTTCAGTTCCTCTTCTTATCAATGATCGTTTGGATATTTGTTTGGCGGCCGGCGCGGATGGGGTTCATCTCGGGCAATCTGATCTGCCATGGTGGGAAGCACGCCGGATCTTAGGAAACGATGCCCTTATTGGTTTATCCTTAGAAACAAAAGAAGACTACCACTCTCTCATCCAAACCCATCCAAACCCTCCGCTAGATTATCTGGCAGTTTCTCCCGTATTTGATACCAATACAAAAACCAATACCAAACCGGCCTGGGGATTAACAGGAGTTACCTGGTTAAAGGAAAAAACGAATCTTCCCATCGTTGCCATTGGGGGAGTGAATGAATCCAATGCAAAATCCATCATTGATGCAGGAGCAGATTCCCTGGCGGTCGTCAGTGCGATTTGTTCTGCAAAAGATCCGAAATTGGCGACGGAAACTCTATCGAAAAAATTCCATTGAATAAAAGAATAGAACAGAAAATGTTCATATTCTTTTGAACGGAAACTCAAATCATTAATCTTTTGAAAAAATCGGAACCATTCAGTTGTTTAAAAAACCTATTAGTATCAGCTTGATTCTTTTTCATTCAAATGTTGCAAATTCCGGTTCCAAATTTCAAATCCAATCCTTTCAATCGGTGAATCTTTAAAATAATCATCGAATTCTTGTTTGGTGAGAGATTTTTTTTCCAAAAAACCTGGATCTGTCCAGAAATATCTGGGTAAAAATTCTGGTTCCGAAGTTTCCACTTTGTTTCGTTTAGCAACATTGGCATTCCAAGGGCAAACTTCTTGGCAAAGATCACATCCATACACCCAACCTTTCCGATCCCACTTTAAAAAAGAATCTGTTACCTTTGTTTCTTCTCTGTCTTCAATGGTTAAATAAGAAATACATTTACTAGCATCCATTTTATATTCTTCGAGAGCATTTGTGGGACATACATCCAAACACTTTCGACAACTCCCACAATGGTCTGTGATGATTTCTTCTGGATCGGGGCCGCCTAATTCTAAATCGGTGAGAATGGTGGAAAGAAAAAAGTAAGATCCAAGTTTTGGATGGATGAGGTTGGTATTTTTCCCCTGCCAAACAATTCCCGATTCTTTTGTGAGAATTTTTTCTGCTACGGGCAAACTATCTACGGATTGGCGAAATTTATAATTGGGGAACTCACCACGAAGGATTTTTAGTATCCTATTTCCTTTTTCTTTTAGAATGATGTGATAATCGGAACCTAACGCATAACGAGACACTTTGGATTCCATTTGGGACACTATCTCTTCACCCGCACTTGACCTATATACAAAACCAAGGCATATCGCAGAACGAGGCACAAGGCCCAAATTTTGGAATTCATTTCGAATCCCTACCGCATGGTCTTTGGCAAACCAGTGCATATTCCCAAACCGTTCTTCCCGAATCCATTCGTCCAAATATTCGCGGTCTGCCTTGGGAATTTTTGCTTCCGCAAACCCAACGAAAGAAAATCCTTCTTCCTCACAAATGGTTTTAATTTGAGAACGGATCTGATAGATTGGATTTGTCATGGGTGAATTGGGGAACGAAGTTTATCTTACAGAAATTCAAGGCCAGTTGCCAAGCCATTTGTACGTTCATGTCCCAAAACTAGTTTCCCTATTCCCACAAATTGAGGCCCTTGTCACTCTTCCCAAAGGACTTCCAGAACTTTTGAGAAAGGGAATTTACTTCGCTCTACTCCAATCAGTCGTTCGACTTCTCGAAAGAAACACAGACCCACTCTTACCCGAAATCCTTCCTGAGTATGGGGAGCTGATCCGTTCGGTTTCTGAAACCTATTTCGCACTTAACCCGGAATTGGAATCCAATTGGCTTGCGGAATGCATTCAATATGGAGACAAATCTGCCTACCACTGGGAATGGAAACATTTTGATTCACATGAGTTGTTTTAAATTACAATCGTTCCTTTTCTAAAGATTTTAGAAATTTAAGGGGGATTGGTTTTTTAGTTTTGGCTCTATAATCAAAATAAACCTGAACCGTTTTGGCAGATACATAAACTGTGTTTGAGTCCTTGTCACGAATTTCATATGAAAATTCCCAAGAGGTGGTTCCAATGGCAGAGACCCAAGTCTCGACAAAGATGGAAGCACCTGGGAGAACAGAAGCCTTCAAATCCATTTCCACTCGTGCCAGAACAAAAGGAATGTCATCCAGTTCCGAAACATTTAGATAACGATTACAAAAATCTAATCTTGCTAATTCTAGATAAGTCGAATAACTAGAGTTATTGACCCTTCGCATTGGGTCCATGTCATTAAATCGAATTTGAATTTCAGTACGAATCATAGTCTTTTATTCAAATGAATCAATTTGAGATTATCTGTCATCTTTATGTTTCTATTTGGATTTGGATCTTTACAGATCGCAACCACCTACGCGAAGCAGAACCATTACCGATACTTGGTTCTAAATAAGTTTGATTCATTTTATCTTTAGAGATACCTAAAGATACCAAATACCGTTCCACCGTTCGGACTCTATCTTTTACCAAACGTCGGTTTTTTACCAGAGGGCCTGATGCATCGGCCGAACCAATTAAAGTGATATATCCTATTTGGGAGAGGAAAGAAGGTTCCAAGTTTGTTCGCAATGTTTCTACCGAATCTTTTTCCAATTGAGAAGAACCGGCTCCAAAAAAAACAGAAAATTCCCGGATATCAGATACTAATGCCTTGGTATTTTTTTCCAGTGCTTGCTGTTTTTCTTTGCGTACAGGAAGTACATAGCTGTTAATTTTTGGACTTTTTCTCCAAACCCAAAAAAGGAGAAAACCCGTACCAACTAACATTAGGGAAATCCAAACCATCTTACCTTAGACTCACCTCGGATTCTTGGAAATTTATTTCAAACGAGTGGACAAATTCAGAAAACTTTAGTAGAATAACCAGCTATGAAACCCATGCGAAAAATTTTAATCATCTATTCATTGTCAGTGGGGATGGCTTTTGGCTGTAAACCAGCAAAACTATCGAACACTTGTGATGTAAAAACAAAAGAATACTTCCAAGCCTCGGTCATTCGTTATCTCACTGGTGACAGATCCCCTTCTTGCCTTCCCTCTTTTGATTTCCAAGACCTTTGGGGAGTGTTCATACCAACACCTCCGTCAATTGCTACGAGTGTCAATGCGATCACTAGTTATAACGACCAAATCATCATCGGAGGAAGTTTCCAATTCGTAGGACCGTCTACTGGAAATGTTGTTTATTTAGAAACATCGAACGGAAAGTTATTACCCAATCGTTATTGTCCTTACTTAAAAGTCGTAGGGACTACTGGTATCGCCATATCTGATGGAAATGGTGGCTTTTATATTGGGGGTGAATTCTTTGCCGTCCAAGGGGAAGAAAGATTCAGCATAGCCCATATCCTTCCTGGTTGCCAATTAGATCGTAACTTTACAGTTCTCAATGATAATAATAAAAGTGTTTATAGCTTATTACTCGCAGGAGATTTCCTCTATGCAGGCGGATATTATCCTGACGATAATAGTGGTTATCTGGTTCGAGTGAATCGATATACAGGTGCTCTGGATACTTCGTTCGCTCCAAATCCGAATACCCTAGTGTCCGATTTAGAAACCGATGGAGACTCTCTTTATGTTTGTGGAGATTTTACGAATATAGGTGGTTATACGAAAACTGGCCTTGCTAAGTTTTCTCTCTCCACCGGTCTTGTCATATCTTCTTTCACTACAGCAATCAACGGAGGAAGTTGCTTAGATTTGCATTACGGAACCGATGCCAGTGGGAGTCCCGTTATTTATGCTGTGGGTGATTTGACAACGCCAACTTATAGTAGAGCCATATCTTATTTTCCCGATGGAACTTTAACCTCTTGGAATCCAAATCCGAATGTCGGTTCCAAGGTCAATTCCATCCAACAATATAATAATACAATATATTTAGGTGGTGATTTTACCACCATCAACGGTGGAACGACTGCTATCTCTTTAGTCTCTGTGAATAATAGTACGGGTACTGCTATCAATACAAATTACGGTATCGGTAGCAGTCAGCCTGTCGCAACCCTGCAAATCATTGAAAATACATTATACTTAACCGGAGAATTTACCTCTGTGAAATCTGTTCCGAGAAACTATGCTGCGGCACTTTCTTTGCCCGATGAATCGGTCACTGCCTTTAATCCAGCGTATGATTCGAGCATTAGCAATCCAGGATCAGGGATTGTATCTGCAGGAAACGGGGTCGTACTTTTCACATCCAGTCGTTCCACAGTGAATGTAACAGCCCGAAGTAATTTTGCTGTTTTGGATGAAGTGACAGGAATGCCTATCGAAGGAACACCTAACTTCGATTTCCCGATCAAAGCCCTTCATAGAGTTAACAACCGACTGTTCGTAGGAGGAAGTTTTACTTCTATTGCAGGGCAATCAAGGAATCGATTTGCCATTTTGGATTTACCTCATTACCAACTAAGCCCAATTAACACAGTCCTTTCAGGCACTCCCGAAATCCGCACGATCACAAGCGATGAATCACAGCTTTACGTTGGGGGCGATAGCGTAACAAACGTAAATGGGAATGCGAGAAACGGTGCCTTTGCACTGAGTTTAGCTGATTTCTCGGTTAGTGGATGGAATCCGAATCTCAGCGGCAGTGGGGAAAGTTTTTTAGTCGTCCAAGATCTAGTGTTTCTTGGTGGATTGTATACAGGAATTAACGGAGATGGTGTTACCACAAATTACCAAGCAGTGGACAAAGTTTCCGGAACCAAACGTGGCATTCCTTCAACAAACAATTTTCCTAGCAGCGGTGTTTATGCACAAAGCTTAGCAGGAACGAAAATTTTTCTCGGAGGGCAATTCGTAAGCATTGGTAGTTTAGGAGCCTTTAACTCTATTGCAGTTTATAATCTCGCTAGTCAATCTTACGAACAACCTAATCCAGTATATAGCGATAATATTGTAAACCATATCGCAGCCTATCCAGATGGAAACGTCCTCATTGGAGGCTCTTTTACTGCACTCAATGGTGTCCCTAACAACTATTCCTTAGGGGTCTTTAATTATAACACCAATACACTTTCTCCTTGGAAGGCATCCATCAACGATGTGGTATATACATCCATGTATAAAAATGGAAAATACTATATCGGTGGTGCATTTACGATTGCACACAAAAGAAGCAATGGTGGACTCGTTCGCTCTAGTTTAAATGAATGATTATAAACTAAACTTAAATAGAATTACGATATCTAAATTCAAAATTTCAAATGAGAATTATCGAATCTAAATATGAATTCGTGATCCATTGGTGAATATTGAATCCATTCAAAACACTAGACATGAAACTTAAATTCGAAAACTTGTATTCATGTTCCGAATTTTTTCTATTTCGTGTATCTACGTAGTATCGATTACTACGTTTACTCTCTGCAAACCAGCAGAACTTGAAAATACCTGTGATGCACGTTCCCAGTCTTATCTATTAGCATCTGTCATTCGATATGCGACCGGTGATCGTTCTCCGTCCTGTTTACCAGCGTTTAGTTTTTTTGATGAGTGGGGAGTGTATGACCCGACTGCTGCTAAAGTCACTGCCATTGAATCGTATCAGGGACAAATCATCGTAGGAGGAAATTTTTCGATGACAGGAGTTCCTACGGGAAATATTGCTATGGTCGATTCCGTAACCGGAATGGTTGTTCCCAACCGATTTTGTCCTCATTTAAAAGTGAATGGTTCCTATTCCACTGCCATTTCCGATGGTTCTGGCGGGTTTTATATCGGAGGAGATTTTACTCATGTCCAAGGAATCAAACGAAGCAAAGTCGCTCATATTTTACCTGGCTGTCAGTTGGATCCGAACTTTGTTGTTGACGAAGATGCTTCCAGGGGAATCACCACATTTGCGTTATTAGGTGCAAATTTATACGTAGGTGGATTATTTACTGGCTGGGGTTCCGGTTCACAGTCGAACATAGCCTCCGTAAATCGTTATACTGGAAATCTCAATTTAGAGTTTGTTACAGACACTTTTAATAGTGGTGTTTTTGACATTGTCACTGATGGAGTTGCATTGTATGTCGGAGGACATTTTTCAAACATCGGAGCCACTACCAGATATGGGCTTGTGAAACTTTCACCTTCCACTGGTGCCATCGATTCTACTTTCACAGGACAAGCTCCCGTAGGTGGGCAAGTGAATGATTTACATCTAGGGACAGACCATTTAGGAACCCCAGTTCTCTATGTGGTAGGGCCTTTTACTGGTCGGGCTATCTCTTTCTTTTTAAATGGAACCCAAACTTCCTGGGCACCAAACCCAAATATTGAAGTAGTCAAAGTCAATCAATATGAAAATACAATTTATTTAGGCGGTGATTTCACAACCATAGGCGGGATAGCCTCAAACTATTTAGTTGGCGTAGACAATCAGTTAGGTGCCATAAAAGAAAATTCATTTGCAATCAATAACTATGTAAGATATCTAACTGTTATTGGAAACAAACTCTATGTTCTGGGTGAATTTACGGCAGCCAAAGGACAAAAGCGAAATTCTGCAGCAAGTTTTGATTTGCCAAGTCAAAGTTTGAATGTTTGGGATCCGAACTTGAACTCCCTCATTTACTTTCCATCAGGTGAGATAGTTCCTTCCGGCTCTTCACTACTCATCGCGAGTAACCATTCAGCGCTGAACATGAAATATCGAAAGAACTTTGTAGTTTTTGAAGAGGCAACAGGTTCTCCTATCGAAGGAACACCTAACTTTGATTTTCAAATATCCTCTCTCCTGACAAAAGACAATCGTCTCTTTGTAGGCGGGAGTTTTGAAAATGTAAACGGAATTCCCAGAAAAGCACTCGCGGTTTTGGATTTACCCACATACAACTTAAGTTCCACAGACCTGAATATTACGGGCAGTTCTGCCGAAATCAGAACCATTACAAGTAACCATAACCAAATCTTTTTTGGAGGTTTTAGTATGACTGGCGCTGGTGGCCAAACGAGAAGTGGTGCCGCTGCGATTGATTCTACAACCTTCTCCCTCACAAATTGGAATCCCAACATCGTTGGAAGTCCGAATACAATGATGGTCGTAAATGATTTGGTCTATATCGGAGGCATCTATTCCAGTTTAAACGGAAATGGAGCTATTAGTAACTACCGTGCCGTGGATACAATTAATGGAACTATTAGCAATTTTCCATCGAATGCTTACCATCCGAATAACGGTGTGTATACGCAAACAATCTATGACGGAAGGATTTACATCGGTGGGATTATGACTAATATAGGAATTTTGGGAACTTTCCAAAATATGGCAACTTATGATACTAAATCCAATAGTTATATAACACCAAATCCCATTTATTCAGATGGAGGAGTTCTTTCTATGGCCACTTCGCCAGAAGGAAAGGTCATCGTTTTAGGAAGTTTTCTAGGACTGAATGGTACGACAGCTAGTCAATTTATGAATGCCTTTGACGCAAAAACCAATACCGTTTTGGAATGGCATCCCAATGCAGATGATGTAGGAAATTCTAGTCACTTCAAAAATGGGAAATGGTATATTGGTGGAGACTTTAAAAAAGTTTTCAATAAACCATATGGTGGATTTTTTGTTAGCGATCTAACAGAGAAAAATAATAATTAACTATTTCTGTTTTTTAGGTTTTCTTTTTAAAATCTTTTGCAAAGCTTCTTCGCCCTTCTTGGCACCGAGTAAAACTGTTTTATAAAGTTTGGTGCGAATCGTTGTGGTGAGTTTCACTGGTAGTGGTCTATCGGGAGCCACTGTGATGATCTTCACACCTTTAGGTGGTTTGACAGCAAGTTCTCTTGCTGCATTAAAATGAAAGTGGTGGAGTTTACGCATCATCCGACGAATGGTTCGTCTTGTTGGAAAAGCAA is part of the Leptospira congkakensis genome and encodes:
- a CDS encoding LIC_11502 family protein — encoded protein: MGELGNEVYLTEIQGQLPSHLYVHVPKLVSLFPQIEALVTLPKGLPELLRKGIYFALLQSVVRLLERNTDPLLPEILPEYGELIRSVSETYFALNPELESNWLAECIQYGDKSAYHWEWKHFDSHELF
- a CDS encoding cell envelope biogenesis protein OmpA is translated as MVWISLMLVGTGFLLFWVWRKSPKINSYVLPVRKEKQQALEKNTKALVSDIREFSVFFGAGSSQLEKDSVETLRTNLEPSFLSQIGYITLIGSADASGPLVKNRRLVKDRVRTVERYLVSLGISKDKMNQTYLEPSIGNGSASRRWLRSVKIQIQIET
- the thiE gene encoding thiamine phosphate synthase, translated to MVNKFKIQGVYLVTDRPLCLYHSLSEVVRLAALGGVSLVQLREKETNSRKFLELAKYLKEILSPFSVPLLINDRLDICLAAGADGVHLGQSDLPWWEARRILGNDALIGLSLETKEDYHSLIQTHPNPPLDYLAVSPVFDTNTKTNTKPAWGLTGVTWLKEKTNLPIVAIGGVNESNAKSIIDAGADSLAVVSAICSAKDPKLATETLSKKFH
- a CDS encoding acyl-CoA thioesterase; translation: MIRTEIQIRFNDMDPMRRVNNSSYSTYLELARLDFCNRYLNVSELDDIPFVLARVEMDLKASVLPGASIFVETWVSAIGTTSWEFSYEIRDKDSNTVYVSAKTVQVYFDYRAKTKKPIPLKFLKSLEKERL
- the queG gene encoding tRNA epoxyqueuosine(34) reductase QueG translates to MTNPIYQIRSQIKTICEEEGFSFVGFAEAKIPKADREYLDEWIREERFGNMHWFAKDHAVGIRNEFQNLGLVPRSAICLGFVYRSSAGEEIVSQMESKVSRYALGSDYHIILKEKGNRILKILRGEFPNYKFRQSVDSLPVAEKILTKESGIVWQGKNTNLIHPKLGSYFFLSTILTDLELGGPDPEEIITDHCGSCRKCLDVCPTNALEEYKMDASKCISYLTIEDREETKVTDSFLKWDRKGWVYGCDLCQEVCPWNANVAKRNKVETSEPEFLPRYFWTDPGFLEKKSLTKQEFDDYFKDSPIERIGFEIWNRNLQHLNEKESS